The sequence AAAGACTGCACTGTTCTGCACATATTTCTCAGCAGTCCATATTTGTCTTTAAATTCTAACAAATtatagatttataaaaatgtatacAAAAGAAATTTTCCTTGAACCTGTACAATGCCTCAGATACCATTGGTAAAGATGTCAACTGTTTAGAATACTGAAACAACAGAGTAATCTGATGTAAATTTAAGCTACACAagagaaattgtttttaaaaaccaaactcCAAAAACTGAACAATGTACAAGCCTGAAAACAGGCCTCATTGTAAAAATAACTTGATTGAGATTGCTTCTTGCACATTATGATACCATTAAGGTTTCTGATAATTTAATCTGTAAAAAAAGTTTAGAAGAACTACCCACCCAACCATTTATGTTGGTGGCTGTAAAACCTAAACACGTTTCTGTTCATATGATTTTCCTCTTTAAAGCAACTATAAATAAATGaagataaaacaacaaaatgcCAGTGCAGTAATGCAAATAAATTCTAATCACTTGCCAATCTGGCAAACGTATGTTTCTACCATGTTTACTGAAAGCAGGAAAATTGATGTAACTTTCAATTTTCTACAATATGGCCCATAAACCTGCCTTTCCAAATAGCCCAAAAACTATGCACAGCTCTGGCCCAAGGTAATCTTCAAAGCACCCGCAATTTACAGTGGAACCTATGCCCATCCCAAGGTCATCACCTGCTGCAGATTCCCCTGAAGAGATTCTTTCCAGTATATTATGGGCGGCATGACAGAAATTAAATTTTTCAGCAACCCATTGGCTTTTCCCTATACAAACAGTAACAATGGTAGGATATAGGATGCAAATATAGGATGCACCTTGCCCTTTTGAGGTAACTACAGGCGCACATTAGAGAAAGGATTAGAACAACAGGAGGTTCAACTCCCACATCCTACCTACTTAGATTTTTTAACTTAAAGATTTCTTTGGACCGAGTCTTGGCATAGTTTATCTGCTGCCCAAAACAGGTGGGTGTTTGTGTTCTTATTTACAAAACCATTTTCATTTGGCAATTAAAGCAAGCTATGTAGCTTTACTAAGCCCACAAAGGTTCAAAAAGTCTTGTGAAAGTCCATTTTTGACACTAGAAAATCATGAAGCAGAAACAGAATGTTTTCCAAAACACTAGTGACTTACTAAATATCCTGGTAGATCTACAGATGAACTTGAGCTGCAAAGTTCAGAGCCAGTTTccaactttcccaaagtttggggtgtttggttttggttcaaaTTGATAACTAGTTAGATCAGTTGCCTGAGTCTCCACTCCACTAATAATTTTATCTGAGCCCTTCCACTGAAAGTTATTCAGGTAGTTATGCCAAACACGTAAGCAAGATGTCAGAATCAGAATTATGtttgacagtttaaaaaaacaaaacaccaaaaaaaacaaaaaaacaaaaaaagcaagttGCCTTTTAATCTACCAGACAAACAGGAAGCATGTGCTGTCATGTACCAGAATATTTGCATATAAGTGTTTCGAACAAGATTTTTTATAATAGTAACACTGGCATGATATCACAAAGGGCAAAATTAATTCCTTCAGCATTTACTGTAACATTAACCAAGATGAGCTCATTTTATTTCAGTGTGAAAGTCGTAATTACTTCTATAGAATTTCCATTCTAATTTGATTTGGACCActtgatcattttttaaaatgttactatttaaataggtttcagagtagcagccgtgttaatctgtatccgcaaaaagaaaaggagtacttctctaaggtgccacaagtactccttttctttttgctatttaaATATAGGCTGGACTAAGATGGCAAATATGTTTTATGTAatgattcattttatttttttttccagcatgaTGATCCTGGTGGTAATACTAATACAAATTTTATTTCAGCTATTTTGCCCGTTTTACAATCAGTGCATATCTAATTCCGGTTTTCCTTCCCTTTGAAGGTTTATTTATTATCTCCAGAATATCTTGATTCATGGACGCTGAACCAGTTTACTCTTACTCCCTTCCTGCTCACTAAGTTTGAAATGGGTATAAGCTAAAATGCCTAACAAAGTACACAAAATCCCAAGGACTTGATTAAGTGACAGTGGATCTTTAAACAACAGGTACCCTCCCAACAAAGTGATGCAGAACTTGAAGTGTCCAAACATATTATATCTACACATCTCTGTTAAGGATCATAACAAATagtcaaaatattaaaaataaacatatgaATGCTTAATGGATTCACTATCTATCCCCAAAATGGACATCAATTTGTATTCACACAACTTTTCAATTTTATCTGTGCAATTATAATTAACAACTTGCATTTATGTAACACCTTTcacacaaagtgctttacaaattaaCTGATATTTGATATACAAACAGGAATCACTTTACGCATTTACTATATAGTCACCAGAACATGTGTAAATGTTTTAATACTGTTCTTATGGACATAAAGTTCTTACTACCAAATTAACCAGAACTGTCTGTACATATTGAGAGAAAGAACACTGAGAAACTCAATTGTGCTTTTCCAGTTTTAACATTCACAATAAAGCAGGTAAATTTACCAGCCTATTTGTCCAATGGGCTTTTTTCATTGTGAAATATACTTGGCTGGATACTGCCATTCATCTGAAAACAATAGGAGTGGCCAATAATAAAAGGATACGTGACAGGTGATGTGTTTCCAATGATCCAGTAAATGGACAAGTTTACCATAAAGGCTATTATACCAGACAGCAGCACCATTAACTGTGGATTAATGGACACAGTCAGTAATCTAACATATATTTCTGACCATCTCTAGTTATACCCCAAATTGTTTAATGAGGTTTCTTTACTGTCAAATGCAAATCAGTAAGGTATCACACAAGAGAAGAGAGCAAACAAAAGGCAAACATGAGTTCTAATTTAACGTAGACACTGATGATTTAAGAAGTTCAGAACATGGTCTCAAATGGTGAATTGTGCGTCAAAATGCGTATCTTCTTTCTCTTTACTTGCTATGTCTGAGAAATAGCCCCAGATACTCAACTGCTCTCTCACAAAAATGATGTTCCATAACCATATTTAAGAGATCACAGCTTTTAGATGCAAAACTTAGTTAAGGTTACAGAAATAATTATGAGATCTCTGTCCCATTTGTTGTGACTAATCAGTACCATTAAGAGGGAGATCTTGCACCAACCATTACGTGACATATCACTAACTGGGTAACTGGCACTTTCTAAATTAAAGATACCTCCCGCCTTAGACAATAGTATGTAATGAATATATATTTGAGCCCTGATCCTCTTGAGGGACATCAAGAAGATGAGGATGAAGAAGGAGATTAGAGCCCTCCCAGGACGAAGCAGCTACTGACTGCAGAAGGTAACCACTACCAGCACTCCTCCCCCAGAAATGAAGTCCAAGAGCAGTGAAAGCATTTGCATCTTTCCCACAGTGGAGAGTGACTGCTGGCTCAAGTGTCATTTACATAATTGTACTTTAAAAAACTAGGACAAGCTTCTCGTTGGGAAAAGAAAAATGGTCCAACTCTAGAGGAATGGTTCACAAAATATGGAAGGCTGTCATGGAAATATTAACGCACCAGTTTTGTACCCAGCAAAACACACAGAGGACAAATAGACACTTAGATATTTGGTTACCATTTACTGAATACTCAGAAAAAGCACATTCACCTGCAAATAACGGGCGCAactgtcaatttttttaaatattaacatttgatagaGGTCTGGTTTGTTAAATATGTGTAATCAGAGATTTTacttaatttaataaaatcattagaAATGACATGTTGTAATGATGCTCACTATGAAAGTAACACCCTGTAGAAGAGAGAAATCTGATGACTATATTACTGTATCATGTCTCTATACAAAAGCTCACTGTTGTAATGATTGTTGTGTTTCTAATATTCACATGGCAACTAAAGCTTCCTaaataaactgtttaaaaagttACTTATTCCTGAACTTTAGAGGGAGCCAATATCTACTTTTTTCCCCGTTACTAAAATGACCTCTAACCAGAAACAAGAATAAGGCAAGAACACTCTTAGGCCACTTCTACACCACAGGGACTATAGTGACATAACCCGGTAGCATAGACACATCCTAAAAATGGGGTTTTTCTgtcactccacctccctgagagctAGGTTGAGAGAAACAGCCACCCATCAATCTAGCTACATTTATGCTGGGTTTAGGATGGTGTAGCTACAGCtcttggggtgtggattttcacacccctaagtgctgtagctattttgacctaagcgtagaccaggccacagACAAACATGTTGACAGAGATACTCCTCTCTCACATAGTGGGGATTAAACAATTAAGGGGAGCAGGGAGTGATTCTCTTTCCTCACAGCCCCCATCACATTCGCTGTCAATGACTGTATGTGAAGGTGTTATATTAAGTGATAAGATCACtggtgttaaattaaaaaaataaaatataaaatcttaCCACAGCAGAAAGTGTCCAGGGTCCAAATATCCCCCCTTCTCCAAATACTGGCTCAAAGAAGGGTACGATACACAACAACATGGCAGAGGACATTGGTGCCTGATAGTACAGCAACTGCATAGAGTTAACCTGCAACTCATGCTGCTTGGCTCCTACCCACTAAAACCAAGAGATAAAGTTGTTAAACATGAGGAAAATCAAGTCCTCATATAAAAGCAACTTGATTACTAACAAGGGGGGACTCTCACATGGCCGGCACTACATAATAAATAGCATGATTGTTACGTTTTCCACTTCCATTTACTGAACACCAAATATTTTAACCAGATGCATGTGTGTTAGTCTTCCCCCACCTTTTGAGTAGACAGTGGTAAGCCACTGGATGCAGGCATATGAGGAAGGAAGAGAATTGGCTGAAAGAGCTTTTTCATCACAATGTCTGATGGCTAATGCTTGAATCTTCCTCCCTTCATCTTCTCTCTATTCTTTGTCTCCTCACATACTCTATGAGAGGATCTGCCACTTGAGGAAGGAGAGATAAATAGGGGGGTTTGGAAAAAGCTGGCTCCTTTCATTCTCACACCAATTCTAGACGTAGCCTCGCTAGGGCTCAGTATCTTCTTCCAGTAAGAGCAAGCAGTATTACAGAAACTACCTATCTTTTCAACTTTCTACTATTATGGGATGCCTGAGCACAATTATTAAAGTCATAGCTGACTGCATCAAGCTACTTGCATGCAGTTACCACAAATGTGTGTGAAAGCATGCAACATTTGAACAGCGTATTTTAGGCAACTctttagaccagtggctctcaacctgtccaggagtctgatttgtcttcagTACCCcacgtttcacctcacttaaaaagtgcttgcttacaaaatcaagcATAAAATAccgaagtgtcacagcacattattactgaaaaaatgtttacttgctcatttttaccataaaattataaatcaattggaatataaatattatacttacatttcagtgtacagtatatagagcagtataaagtcattgtctgtgtgaaattttagtttgtactgactttgtcaGTGTTTTTTAtatagtctgttgtaaaactagacagatatctaaatgagttgatgacCCCCCGGAAGACttctgcgtacccctggttgagaaccactgaaaagTTCATAATGTACCTTAATATGCAACAGCCCTGTAATATATTCTTATGACAGACATTCACAAGAAATAAATTCTAGTAATACTTTAAAGTATGTTTAAATAAAATCTACTTCTAACTGCTGTTACTTTCCCTATGCCCCCACCTTAGTTGACATTTCGATATATATGCTAACAAGCATGACTAACATTTTTATAATTCCAGGGTTTTCCTTCCTTTAATTATACATATACTAAACTTCATTTTGATACTGATTACAACTGAGATTTTCAGCATGTATAATTTAATACAACTCTGTTATCTTTGCATCTATGATTAGTAAAATTAATGTTATAAATGAAAACACTTAGACAAATTATTTTCAAGgcattgattttatattttattgcGCTTAACTATAATAAAGCTAACATTTAATAAAGAGCATTTACTGTCAGTAATGCAGCATTCATTATATAAGAGAATTTACTATACTGAAATAATCTCTGTTCTAAATTAAAATATAACTATAATTATGCTAAATTCTATTTAAGGGCTTTCTAAGAAAGCACaggacagaatttcacccataggCCAACTAGCAGTTCTGCCTCACATGTAATGTTGCACCATGACAGTAACTTTGCTTGTTTCTCctcttttcatagatttttaatgCCAAAAAAGCGCATCACCATCACCTAGCATGACAGTCAATAGAACCTCACCTAGTGATTCTTGTCTCAAGCCCATAAGTTCTGTTTGAGcgatagcatatcttttagaaagctatccagttttgatttaaagacttcaagtgacactCTACCATGTTACTAAGTAAGTTGTGCCAATGGTTATTACACTCACTGTTACAAATGTGTGCCTTAAAATTCTAGTCTGAATTAGCTGAGCTTCGGCTTCCAACCACCGTATCTTGTTATGCCCTTTTCTGCTAAAGAGCTGTGTAGTACCAGAAATCTCTTTCCTACTACTACAGACCATGACTAACTTAAGACATACTATTTCCAGACCACTTAGCCTGCCTCTATTACTTTCTGAAATTTGAAACAAGGTGTCAAAACGTTATTTTTGTTATGAAACATGCATATAGAAAAGAACAAGTTACTAACCACTTGATAAAGGGATGTAACTAGAACACCAAGTGTAGCAAACACCATTCCAAGGAAGTTAAACTTCACATCATAATAGGAATTTAGGAATACACCTAAAGTTATGGGAATCTGTAAGGAAAGAAAATGTTGGCTATTATTTACATTTGCTGCAGATGGAACTCAATGGATTAAAACTTGTTCTCCCCCAATATTTTGGAAAGGTCTGCACACACGTCACCCTTTTATCTGGAGTTACTCAAGCTTTATAACTAGAGATTGTAAAGCTATATTCCGTGATTAAGACATGGCATGAGCTATAcacaaattgtattttaaagTAATAACACTTCGCGTATTTCATCTTTAGAGAATTTTACAAAGATTGACTTGCACTGtctcccatgctgcctctcagGCGCTGGCAAACAGGACAGAAGCCCCATATAACACTGCTACAATCCCTTGATGGTATGAAAAAGTATCGAAGTAGCGTGAAGGCCATCACACTGACCCACAAGAGGTGAGATTCCATGGAGGCCCCTAGTAGCCAGAGATGGGCTGGCGGCATTTGATGATGGGGCTGCGGTTTTGCTCATGACTACCTATTTCAGAGGTTTCCCCGCAGTCCACACAAGCAACAACACCTCGACCCCACTCACCAGCACAAGAGAGAAGGTACATGCCCATTAACCCAGCGCTTCTGCCCAAGGAGCCACAGAACCAGCGACATCCTGGTGACTCAACTAACAGATTTACTCAGTCAGCGAGCGCCAAAGGGACAGGCGGTAACGTGGCTGGAAAGGGGGAAACAACCCTTTGGCAAGGGGCAAGAGGGGAAAGACAGAGGAAGCTGCCTCCCCCCGCGCCGGGGGCTCCCCGATCCGCTCCCCACCCGGTCTCCCCCTGGGGGCTCCCCGATCCGGCCAAGGCAGAGAGGCTGGAAGCGGGGACGGGCCCGGCGCTCACCAGGGTCAGCTTGATGCGCAGGGGGAAGCTCTTGCCGTAGAAGAGGCTCTGGATGGCCACGATGGCCGGCGTGGTCATGGCCTTGGCCAGCTGGTAGGTGCCGATGGTGTTGCTCTGCAGGGACAGGTTGGTGAACACCACGAAGCCGCAGAAGCTGAGCGCCAGGGGCAGCACCTGGCGGGGCCGCAGGCTCTTGGGGGCGAAGACGCGCAGCGCCTGGCACAGGCCGAGGCCGAGCCAGGTGGCGGCGAAGTGCACCAGCGTGAGGCTCAGGTTGGGGAAGCCGAGCCGCACGTAGAGCCACTTGTTCAGGAACACGATGCAGATGGAGGCGACCAGGTTCACCAGCAGCCCGGCCGCCAgccagcccggccccggccccgagcCCATGGCGCCCGGCAGCCCAGCCGGCGCCCCCGGTTCCTCCGCGCGCAGCCGGGCCGGCTGCCCGGCCAACGAGTACGGAGCAGGCAGCCCGCCCGCAGCCAGCGCACCCGGGCGGGCAGGGGTCGCCGCCTTCCCCCGCCTTCCCCCGCCCACCACCACGCCACAGCGGGGGCGGGCCGCGGGAGCTTCCGCTTGCGGAGCCAGGGGGCGGGCAGGGCCGGCGGAGACAGCCCCGGCCCAAACCCGCCCAGCCCGGGGAGGTCGCTCGCTCGCTCGCGCGCAATCCGTCGCCCCCTGGCGGGAGACGAGCCCTAGGAGCGGGGGTGCTGGGCCGGCCTAGGCAGGGATCGCTAGGAACTGGCCGCGGGTGAATGGACCCCGCTGGGAACGAGGTTTCTGGCCGTCAGAGGAGCGAGGGCCCCAAGCTGCCTCCCAGTCGTGCGTTTGCCTCCCATTAGTCATAATAATTACCGGTAGTTTGCTCGGTTAATGAACAGGACCACACCACAGTGTTGCGAGCGGGGCCTGGACTTCATGACCCGaaaggtcccttctaatcctgtcACCACATTCAAAGAAATGAACCCACAgcaaaaatcccccccccccccacacacacacatcacgaATCTGTGTCCCCAGGGTGAGATTGTAACACAGCAAAAATGCCCCCAGACTACCTGACCTGCAGAGAAGAGGTAGTAGCCACTAACCCCTACAGCAAAATCCTTTCCTGGTGGGGAAACAGCTGGAAAATAAAATCTTCCTGAGGGAGACTGAGCAGAAGCAGATCTGTAAATAGCCCAGTGTTGGAGAGCTGAGGCTGGGTTTCATTACCCTAAACCaggtgttctcaaactgggggttgggacccctcagggggttgggaGGTTATTACGtagggggtcacaagctgtcagcctccaccccaaaccccgctttgcatccagcatttataatggtgttaaatatattaaaaagtgtttttaatttatagggggcGTCACACTCAtaggcttgctatttgaaaggggtcatcagtacaaaagtttgagaaccactgccctaaaccatcagttctcaaactatgggtccggaccccaaagtgggtggcaaccccattttaataggGTCGCCAGgcctggcattagacttgctggggctgggggctgaagcccaagccttgTTGCCCGGGGGCAAAGTTGAAGCCTGATTGCCTCAACCCTGGCTGGTAGGGATCAGGTAACAGGCTGCCTGCCCGGGGCTGAAGTCCTTGTGCTTTGTCCCCCTGTCCTtctggggaggtggggcttgggcccttctccccccccaaccGGGCAATGAGGCTTggatgggctcaggcttcggtccccccttgtgggatcgtgtagtaatttttgttgtcagaagggggttgcggtgctatgaagtttgagagcccctgccCTAAACATTGTACAAGCTCACTGACAAAGACTGGTTTCCTTGTCCATAGAAGacagttaaattattattttggCCATTCAAGTACAGTGTCTTAAGGTGCCAAagagcagcattttgaatggaacCATCCAATACCTAGCCAATCAAAATAGGAAACAGCTTCaaacattcgcaaaaagaaagagagtacttgtggcaccttagagactaacaaatttatttgagcataagcttttgtgagctacagctcacttcatcagtgcatccgatgaagtgagctgtagctcacgaaagcttatgctcaaataaatttgttagtctctaaggtgtcacaagtactccttttctttttgcgaatacagactaacacggctgctactctgaaaccttcaaacATTGTGAGGGGTGATACTTAACACAGTTCCTCCCTTGAGACATTAAGTAGTTTCAGGTCCGTCCCTCCCCATTAAATCTTTTGGTAGGCATTTGTGTTTCAAAAACCAGTGCATTAAGAAAATGTTTAATAAGTTCCCGTCAGTTACACCTGTACAAACTCATTCAAGGTACAGGTGTGTCACTAAGGGCCTAATTTAGCCTCCAGAATTTTTATTACTAATGGCAACATATGACTATGCTGGTCTGACATCTTTTTGCTTGTGAACTGAATATAGCCAATGCAGAAATGGACTCGTACACAAGCACCCAGAAGCAGTACATCTTTTAGAAATTCTGTTTTTGTGGTTGCAGTGAAACTCCTGGTTAAGTAGGGAAATCAGTTGATCTTAATAAAAAAGCAGAAGTATAGGATTGGCCTGATGGTACCGTGATTAGTACTCAGAGCTGCAATGCTTAGGTTCAGTTTCTCACCCATCTTTCTGTTTCAGCCATCTCTGTCTACAGCATTCCCAGCCCTTGGAAAGAGAGAGTATCTTGTTGCTCTGGATTCACTGTTAGGAGTAGCAAAGAATTTCAAAGAGAGTTCTATCTTGCCCAGCCCATTAGAACAGCTTCTTGGTACAACCAGAAAGGATCTGTGGCATGGACACTGACAAGAGGCTCCCCTTTCAAACTCTGAGCTGCTGCTAGATCAGGATAGACAACGCTTGGGTTACTAAATCAAAACACGTGTGCAATAGCTAGCTCTAGCCACTCTTCTCcagctatgaaaaaaaaaaaaaaatacagctccAGGTTTTAGTTAAATGTGTAATTAAAATGATGGCTATAAACATCATGAAAATGGGGTTTCTAAAGGAAATGATGGTTCTGGCACAagaattttcaaactttttcaaaaCATGGACCACTTTTCCCCATTTGAGATCACACCATCCCTGAAGCAACTACACTGATTGCTTACATGAAATGAAATAGTAATATCAAGAACATATGCAGATATTTTAACTGCCTTTAAAGCAATAggtagtctttttttaaaaggcttagtAACTCCATCTTTGTGTGTACTTAATTTAACGTCCCTTCCTCCCAACTGTTGTCTTCTTTCCCCACTTCCCTACACACATTTCCCTGCAGCCTCATTCCcttcagattccaaggccagaatagaccactgtgatcatgtaatctgacatcctgtataatacaggccataggactttcccaaaataattc is a genomic window of Lepidochelys kempii isolate rLepKem1 chromosome 1, rLepKem1.hap2, whole genome shotgun sequence containing:
- the SLC35E3 gene encoding solute carrier family 35 member E3 isoform X2 produces the protein MGSGPGPGWLAAGLLVNLVASICIVFLNKWLYVRLGFPNLSLTLVHFAATWLGLGLCQALRVFAPKSLRPRQVLPLALSFCGFVVFTNLSLQSNTIGTYQLAKAMTTPAIVAIQSLFYGKSFPLRIKLTLIPITLGVFLNSYYDVKFNFLGMVFATLGVLVTSLYQVWVGAKQHELQVNSMQLLYYQAPMSSAMLLCIVPFFEPVFGEGGIFGPWTLSAVLMVLLSGIIAFMVNLSIYWIIGNTSPVTYNMFGHFKFCITLLGGYLLFKDPLSLNQVLGILCTLLGILAYTHFKLSEQEGSKSKLVQRP
- the SLC35E3 gene encoding solute carrier family 35 member E3 isoform X1, coding for MGSGPGPGWLAAGLLVNLVASICIVFLNKWLYVRLGFPNLSLTLVHFAATWLGLGLCQALRVFAPKSLRPRQVLPLALSFCGFVVFTNLSLQSNTIGTYQLAKAMTTPAIVAIQSLFYGKSFPLRIKLTLIPITLGVFLNSYYDVKFNFLGMVFATLGVLVTSLYQVLMVLLSGIIAFMVNLSIYWIIGNTSPVTYNMFGHFKFCITLLGGYLLFKDPLSLNQVLGILCTLLGILAYTHFKLSEQEGSKSKLVQRP